One stretch of Sardina pilchardus chromosome 17, fSarPil1.1, whole genome shotgun sequence DNA includes these proteins:
- the LOC134062621 gene encoding NAD(P)(+)--arginine ADP-ribosyltransferase 1-like gives MMMKMASPVLNLIFTVGVALGQDERKAAAGHVFPLDMAVGSVDDQYQGCRERMAELVKIEFLPRELNNTTVFGKAWSKILEKKLHHCDNDVLPRNHCIALYVYTGDDAYRAFNKADRMGKHNYTNGTYGWYSLQFYLADAVQVLKGKHNNCNITYRGTDLTFDKNVLNKEVRFGSFTSSSFVPEKTQTFGTKSCFQIKTCYGAAIHNYSIYDEKEVLIPPYEKFMVTDVLKRSKHCELWCDTVYVLNSTGIRSDLNCVVAPTPVPTASGQSPPLHRSDQSLWVTSLGVITFIQTVTH, from the exons atgatgatgaagatggccTCACCTGTGCTGAATCTTATCTTCACAGTTGGAGTTGCCCTTGGACAG GATGAGAGAAAAGCAGCCGCAGGACACGTGTTTCCACTGGATATGGCCGTGGGTTCGGTCGATGACCAATACCAGGGTTGTAGGGAGAGGATGGCAGAATTGGTGAAGATTGAATTTCTTCCACGTGAACTTAACAACACAACAGTCTTTGGTAAAGCATGGAGTAAGATACTGGAGAAGAAACTCCATCATTGTGACAACGATGTCCTGCCAAGGAACCATTGCATTGCCCTGTATGTGTACACTGGTGATGATGCATATCGTGCTTTCAATAAGGCTGATCGTATGGGTAAACACAACTACACTAACGGGACATATGGATGGTACTCACTCCAGTTTTATTTGGCGGACGCTGTACAGGTTCTAAAAGGAAAACATAATAACTGCAATATAACTTATCGCGGTACGGACCTTACTTTTGATAAAAATGTTCTAAACAAAGAGGTCCGATTTGGCTCATTTACGTCCTCTTCTTTTGTTCCTGAGAAAACACAGACATTTGGAACAAAatcttgttttcaaatcaaaACGTGCTATGGTGCTGCAATACATAACTATTCCATATATGACGAAAAAGAGGTATTAATTCCTCCATACGAGAAGTTCATGGTCACTGATGTCTTAAAGAGATCAAAACATTGTGAACTCTGGTGTGACACTGTGTATGTGCTGAACAGCACTGGAATCAGAAGTGACCTGAACTGTGTAGTAGCACCAACACCAGTGCCAACAGCATCTGGCCAATCCCCTCCCTTGCATCGGTCAGATCAGTCTCTCTGGGTGACCAGTCTGGGTGTCATTACTTTCATTCAGACTGTTACACACTAG
- the LOC134062581 gene encoding ecto-ADP-ribosyltransferase 4-like — protein MMTFAVLILILTTGAAFREGEFPLDMKENSVDDQYQGCAMNMSHMVENTFLKQELESSKNFSAAWSKGQKWCSSNKKGDDLGGINYCNALYVYTLLDPLVYQAFNGDTRNGTAQYTGKTYHWYSLHFLLTRAVQVLKDRERKNGIKCRSVYRGTEDQFEKDVLNKEIRFGSFTSSTLDPNVTKSFGKVSCFEINTCHGADITDYSANPHQKEVLIPPYEIFTVTKVSEKRNNPLCDTVYKLESTGIRSDLNCKVVLKQASGKSLIYHKYVQPIVDFIHSLFFL, from the exons ATGATGACCTTTGCTGTACTGATTCTCATCCTGACAACTGGAGCTGCCTTTAGAGAG GGGGAGTTTCCATTGGACATGAAGGAGAACTCTGTCGATGATCAGTACCAGGGATGCGCAATGAATATGTCACACATGGTAGAGAACACATTTCTAAAACAGGAACTTGAAAGTTCAAAGAACTTCAGTGCAGCTTGGAGTAAAGGACAGAAGTGGTGCTCCAGTAATAAGAAAGGAGATGATTTGGGAGGAATTAATTACTGCAATGCCTTGTACGTTTATACTCTACTTGACCCACTGGTATATCAAGCTTTCAATGGTGACACTCGTAATGGGACTGCACAATACACAGGAAAGACATATCACTGGTATTCTCTTCACTTTTTGTTAACACGCGCAGTACAAGTTctgaaggatagagagaggaaaaacgGAATTAAATGCAGATCAGTGTATCGTGGTACAGAGGATCAATTTGAAAAAGACGTTCTGAACAAAGAGATTAGATTCGGCTCATTCACATCTTCTACCCTCGACCCCAATGTGACAAAGAGCTTTGGAAAAGTGTCGTGCTTTGAAATCAACACATGCCATGGTGCCGATATCACCGATTATTCTGCCAACCCACATCAGAAAGAGGTGCTGATTCCTCCATATGAGATATTTACAGTCACAAAAGTCTCAGAGAAAAGAAACAATCCGTTGTGCGACACTGTGTATAAGCTGGAGAGCACTGGGATCAGAAGTGACCTCAACTGTAAGGTCGTGCTAAAACAGGCCTCAGGCAAATCTCTGATTTATCACAAATATGTGCAACCAATTGTGGATTTCATTCATagccttttctttctctga